A single window of Chloroflexota bacterium DNA harbors:
- a CDS encoding mandelate racemase/muconate lactonizing enzyme family protein: MKVTDLKTYVVGTPPPHHGGRNWVFLKITTNDGIEGFGEAYAVPFDARTVARMIEDMGERYVIGWDPFKTEKLWRILYGSGFGQHPDLAKMGVISAFEMACWDIVGKAVNQPIYNLLGGQYHEKLRSYTYLYPAADDPVQGNVSVHCDPEQAAKRAMDYVKQGFTAVKLDPILDLMSPFDPRDLSLEALDNAEAVVRSVREAVGNKCDILIGTHGQTTTHSAIRLARRLEKYDPLWFEEPVPPENVDEMARVARFTSIPIATGERLSTVYEFSALLEKQAAAILQMALGRVGGIMEAKTIAGMAEAHYAQIAPHLFCGPIEGAANIQIDTCSPNFLIQESIETWGGFHAEILKERLQWEDGYIIPPTRPGLGVELNEEVAAKHPYNPVEPGLWHWDTPPDLGGEPHQSRGRK, translated from the coding sequence ATGAAAGTAACTGATCTCAAGACATACGTGGTCGGGACTCCGCCTCCACACCACGGGGGACGCAACTGGGTATTTCTAAAAATCACGACAAACGATGGAATTGAAGGCTTCGGCGAGGCTTATGCCGTGCCGTTCGACGCTCGTACGGTAGCGCGGATGATTGAGGATATGGGCGAGCGGTATGTAATCGGCTGGGACCCGTTTAAGACCGAAAAGCTATGGCGAATACTTTATGGCAGCGGCTTCGGCCAGCATCCAGATCTGGCCAAGATGGGTGTAATCAGCGCATTTGAGATGGCATGCTGGGATATCGTTGGCAAGGCAGTGAACCAGCCAATCTATAACCTTCTTGGCGGGCAGTATCACGAGAAACTCAGGTCATATACCTACCTGTACCCGGCAGCTGACGACCCTGTGCAGGGTAATGTCAGTGTGCATTGCGACCCCGAACAAGCGGCAAAAAGGGCGATGGACTATGTTAAGCAGGGCTTCACCGCCGTAAAACTTGACCCCATACTTGACCTTATGTCGCCGTTTGACCCGAGAGACCTTTCCCTGGAAGCGCTTGATAATGCCGAGGCAGTCGTCAGGAGTGTGCGGGAGGCTGTAGGAAACAAGTGTGATATACTCATTGGCACTCACGGGCAGACGACCACCCACAGCGCCATCAGGCTTGCCAGGAGACTTGAGAAGTACGACCCGTTATGGTTTGAGGAGCCAGTCCCACCGGAGAATGTCGATGAGATGGCCAGGGTTGCCCGTTTTACCAGCATCCCAATTGCCACCGGTGAAAGGCTGTCAACGGTGTACGAGTTCAGCGCGTTACTGGAAAAACAGGCAGCGGCAATATTGCAGATGGCCCTGGGACGTGTTGGAGGAATAATGGAGGCCAAGACGATCGCCGGGATGGCAGAAGCACACTACGCCCAGATTGCACCGCACCTGTTTTGTGGTCCTATAGAAGGCGCCGCCAACATTCAGATAGACACGTGCAGCCCCAACTTCCTGATACAGGAAAGCATTGAGACGTGGGGCGGTTTTCACGCGGAGATTTTAAAGGAGCGGCTCCAGTGGGAGGATGGCTATATCATACCCCCCACCAGACCCGGTCTGGGCGTTGAACTGAACGAGGAGGTGGCGGCAAAGCATCCTTATAATCCAGTTGAGCCGGGACTATGGCACTGGGACACCCCTCCCGACCTTGGGGGTGAGCCGCATCAGTCCCGAGGTCGCAAGTGA
- a CDS encoding NAD-dependent epimerase/dehydratase family protein, with translation MKRILVTGACGQVGSELVPALRAGYGADTVIATGHKTEPSQELLNGGEFCFIDCTEIECVADIVRKYNVGTIYNLTSILSAKAEANPQLAWKVNIDSLRNILEVAREYKCAVFTPSTIGVFGLDTPLDDTPQITIQRPRTMYGITKVAGELLCDYYHRKYGVDTRGVRWPGLISYVTPPGGGTTDYAVEIFYEAVKHGKYANCFIKQGTYLDMMYMPDALKSAFQIMEAEPDRLRHRNAYNVTAMSFAPEDVASEIKKHIPGFTIDYRVDPVRQAIAESWPNKMDDSAARTDWGWTPEYDLTAMTADMLNKLSARLKK, from the coding sequence GTGAAGAGAATTTTAGTAACCGGGGCCTGCGGACAGGTTGGTTCCGAGCTTGTGCCAGCGCTGCGGGCCGGATATGGCGCGGACACGGTAATAGCTACGGGGCACAAGACTGAGCCCAGCCAAGAATTACTTAACGGCGGGGAATTTTGCTTTATTGACTGTACGGAAATTGAATGCGTCGCCGATATAGTGAGGAAATACAACGTCGGCACTATCTACAACCTGACCTCTATTCTATCCGCAAAGGCCGAAGCAAACCCACAGCTGGCGTGGAAGGTAAATATCGACAGCCTGCGCAATATCCTGGAAGTAGCGCGCGAGTATAAATGTGCTGTTTTCACGCCAAGTACAATAGGCGTTTTCGGCCTGGATACACCTCTGGATGATACCCCGCAAATCACCATTCAGCGTCCCAGGACGATGTACGGAATCACCAAAGTCGCTGGCGAATTACTCTGTGACTATTACCACCGCAAGTATGGCGTTGATACCCGTGGCGTCCGCTGGCCGGGTCTTATTTCTTATGTGACTCCCCCCGGCGGTGGGACGACAGACTATGCCGTGGAGATATTCTATGAAGCGGTCAAGCACGGGAAATATGCGAACTGCTTTATCAAGCAGGGGACCTATCTGGATATGATGTATATGCCTGACGCGCTTAAATCAGCGTTCCAGATTATGGAGGCTGAGCCTGACAGGCTCAGGCACAGGAATGCCTACAACGTTACTGCCATGAGCTTTGCCCCGGAGGATGTCGCCAGTGAAATTAAAAAGCACATTCCGGGTTTTACCATTGATTACAGGGTCGACCCCGTCCGCCAGGCAATTGCTGAATCTTGGCCCAACAAAATGGACGACAGTGCCGCCCGCACCGACTGGGGATGGACGCCGGAGTACGACTTAACTGCCATGACTGCTGATATGCTCAACAAGTTGTCTGCCCGGCTGAAGAAATAA
- a CDS encoding glucose 1-dehydrogenase, giving the protein MGDRLKGKVAVVTGAGSIGPGVGNGKATSVLYAREGAKVVLVDINLEAADETKNIIDREGGECIAVKADVTRSQDCKNIMDECLRTYGRIDVLHNNVGIEIPGGVEDMSEEDWDKTMAVNLKSMFLTCKYAVPHMVAQGCGSIINISSINAIRNLPYITIAYSASKAGAIAFTREVAIQYASKGIRANAILPGMMNTPMVVAALTGAFGGDVEQMMKTRDTMCPTGKQGEPWDVAALSVFLASDDAKYITGAALVIDGGLTCIVKPS; this is encoded by the coding sequence ATGGGTGATAGGCTAAAGGGGAAGGTAGCGGTTGTGACCGGGGCGGGTTCAATAGGTCCGGGGGTAGGTAATGGAAAGGCGACATCAGTCTTATATGCCAGAGAAGGTGCCAAAGTTGTCCTTGTAGACATAAACCTTGAAGCTGCTGATGAAACGAAAAATATCATTGATAGGGAAGGGGGAGAATGTATTGCAGTTAAGGCGGACGTGACCAGGTCGCAGGACTGCAAGAACATTATGGATGAATGCCTCAGGACATATGGCCGGATTGATGTTCTGCATAATAACGTAGGTATTGAAATACCAGGCGGCGTGGAGGATATGAGCGAGGAAGACTGGGATAAAACAATGGCAGTTAACCTGAAGAGTATGTTCCTCACCTGTAAATATGCCGTTCCCCACATGGTAGCACAGGGCTGCGGCTCCATAATCAATATCTCTTCTATTAATGCCATCAGAAACTTGCCGTATATAACCATTGCTTATAGCGCCTCAAAGGCGGGCGCCATTGCCTTTACCAGAGAAGTAGCCATTCAGTATGCATCAAAAGGAATCCGGGCTAATGCCATATTGCCTGGTATGATGAACACGCCTATGGTTGTGGCTGCTCTTACCGGTGCTTTTGGTGGCGATGTGGAACAGATGATGAAAACGAGAGACACGATGTGCCCAACGGGAAAACAGGGGGAACCCTGGGATGTTGCCGCGTTATCTGTATTCCTTGCTTCCGACGATGCGAAATACATAACCGGGGCTGCGCTGGTCATTGATGGTGGTTTGACGTGTATAGTCAAACCGTCCTGA